A part of Melittangium boletus DSM 14713 genomic DNA contains:
- a CDS encoding VWA domain-containing protein produces the protein MSFSLPQVWVLLVPLGLFLWKWGRRPGPPMVLRWGLLVLVLGALSGPTWTLSQAGSDVVVVVDRSRSMPADAGRVATETVGLLESQRRPGDRVGVIAFGREARVEQPLSERGHFGGFSRPVDAEASDLSAALDAAGALIPPGRSGRVLVLSDGRATGADARGAARRLAARGLAVDFRQVAREDVPLDLAVLSLDTPASVTAHEPFQMTGVVRATAPVTGKVRLERNGRVLLEGPFDFQAGPNLLPFRDLVDAPGLVSYRLKVEAPGDGVVENDVGQAVLRVEGPPRVLLLTDQPEGTLAQALRAAGLTLEVRAPFPLTLEALEGVGALVLENVDANRLGEPGLRAVASYVEVAGGGLVMTGGRASFSEGGYRRSPVEPLLPVSLEMREEQRRIDVAMSVLMDCSCSMGAQIPDGRTKMELAAEGVVGALTLLNPKDEASVAMVDTDVHELFPMSPVEEGLPLDQVARGFSGGGGIYVGRALREGRKQVLRSTKATRHVLLFSDAADSEEAADYLETIDALRRQKVTVSVIGLGSEKDPDAALLREIADKGGGRMYFAEDAASLPRIFSQETLTVARATFVDTPTSLEAAPDLPLLGRLPALGLPQVGGYNLAYLRPRASVALRTLDDNAAPLLALWPRGAGRAVAFLAEVDGEYTGELRAWSGLRGTLEGMVRWAMGGSGGAETAVARSERRGDRLRVSLDFAPGEALPGALPSLVLLPGDGRSEPVELPMRWEDEDRMAAEYTLPGSGTWHPVVKLGTRVLRAPPVTLPYAPEFEPGSNKEGLEVLRGVAAVGGGVERLSLTGLFAQAPESEGRVALAPWLVGLALAAMLAEVAVRRILSAPRLRRARAPSPVSMAAPASVAPAPVARAPAPSPVPGEEDAPPPEPPAKDSDVDSALEAARARARRRLGR, from the coding sequence ATGAGCTTTTCCCTGCCCCAGGTGTGGGTGCTCCTCGTGCCGCTGGGCCTTTTCCTATGGAAGTGGGGCCGGCGTCCGGGCCCGCCCATGGTGCTGCGCTGGGGGCTGCTCGTGCTCGTGCTGGGCGCGCTGTCCGGCCCCACGTGGACGCTGAGCCAGGCGGGCAGCGACGTGGTGGTGGTGGTGGATCGCTCGCGCTCCATGCCGGCGGACGCGGGGCGGGTGGCCACGGAGACGGTGGGCCTTCTGGAGTCGCAGCGGCGACCCGGGGATCGGGTGGGCGTCATCGCCTTCGGGCGCGAGGCGCGGGTGGAGCAGCCGCTGTCCGAGCGGGGCCACTTCGGCGGCTTCTCCCGGCCGGTGGACGCGGAGGCGTCGGATCTGTCGGCGGCGCTGGACGCGGCGGGAGCGCTCATTCCGCCGGGCCGCTCGGGGCGGGTGCTGGTGCTCTCGGATGGACGTGCCACGGGGGCGGATGCGCGCGGCGCGGCCCGGCGGCTCGCGGCCCGGGGCCTCGCGGTGGACTTCCGCCAGGTGGCGCGCGAGGACGTGCCGTTGGACCTGGCCGTGCTGTCGTTGGACACGCCCGCCTCGGTGACGGCGCACGAGCCCTTCCAGATGACGGGCGTCGTGCGCGCGACGGCACCTGTCACGGGCAAGGTGCGCCTGGAGCGCAATGGCCGCGTGCTGCTCGAAGGCCCCTTCGACTTCCAGGCCGGGCCCAACCTGTTGCCGTTTCGCGACCTGGTGGACGCACCGGGCCTCGTCTCCTACCGGCTGAAGGTGGAGGCCCCGGGGGACGGGGTGGTGGAGAACGACGTGGGCCAGGCGGTGCTTCGGGTCGAGGGTCCGCCCCGGGTGCTGCTGCTCACGGATCAGCCCGAGGGCACGCTCGCCCAGGCCCTGCGCGCCGCGGGACTGACGCTGGAGGTGCGCGCGCCCTTTCCCCTCACCCTGGAGGCGCTGGAGGGCGTGGGCGCGCTGGTGCTGGAGAACGTGGACGCCAACCGCCTGGGCGAGCCGGGCCTGCGCGCGGTGGCCTCCTATGTGGAGGTGGCGGGCGGTGGGCTGGTGATGACGGGCGGCCGCGCGAGCTTCTCCGAGGGAGGCTATCGCCGCTCGCCGGTGGAGCCCCTGCTGCCGGTGTCGCTGGAGATGCGCGAGGAGCAGCGCCGCATCGACGTGGCCATGAGCGTGTTGATGGATTGCAGTTGCTCCATGGGGGCGCAGATCCCCGATGGGCGCACGAAGATGGAGCTGGCGGCGGAGGGCGTCGTGGGCGCGCTCACCCTGCTCAACCCGAAGGACGAGGCGTCCGTGGCCATGGTGGACACCGACGTGCACGAGCTCTTCCCCATGAGTCCAGTGGAAGAGGGGCTGCCCCTGGACCAGGTGGCCCGGGGCTTCAGTGGAGGCGGTGGCATCTACGTGGGCAGGGCCCTGCGCGAGGGCCGCAAGCAGGTGCTGCGCAGCACCAAGGCCACGCGCCACGTGCTGCTCTTCTCGGACGCGGCGGACTCGGAGGAGGCGGCCGATTACCTGGAGACGATCGATGCGCTGCGCCGCCAGAAGGTGACGGTGTCCGTCATTGGCCTGGGCTCGGAGAAGGATCCGGACGCGGCGCTGCTCCGGGAGATCGCCGACAAGGGCGGCGGCCGCATGTACTTCGCCGAGGACGCGGCGAGCCTGCCGCGCATCTTCAGCCAGGAAACGCTCACCGTGGCGCGCGCCACCTTCGTGGACACGCCCACCTCCTTGGAAGCCGCGCCGGACCTGCCACTGCTGGGCCGGCTGCCCGCGCTGGGGCTGCCCCAGGTGGGGGGCTACAACCTCGCGTACCTCAGGCCGCGCGCGAGCGTGGCCCTGCGCACGCTGGACGACAACGCGGCGCCGCTGCTGGCGCTGTGGCCGCGCGGGGCGGGGCGGGCGGTGGCCTTCCTGGCGGAGGTGGATGGCGAATACACGGGCGAGCTGCGCGCCTGGAGCGGGCTGCGCGGGACGCTCGAGGGCATGGTGCGCTGGGCGATGGGGGGCTCGGGAGGGGCGGAGACGGCGGTGGCGCGCTCGGAGCGGCGAGGGGACCGGCTGCGGGTGTCGCTGGACTTCGCTCCGGGCGAGGCCCTGCCGGGCGCGTTGCCCTCGCTGGTGTTGTTGCCGGGAGATGGCCGGAGCGAGCCGGTGGAACTGCCCATGCGCTGGGAGGACGAGGACCGGATGGCGGCCGAGTACACGCTGCCAGGCAGTGGCACCTGGCACCCGGTGGTGAAGCTGGGCACGCGCGTGCTTCGCGCGCCGCCGGTGACGCTGCCCTACGCGCCCGAGTTCGAGCCGGGCTCTAATAAGGAGGGCCTGGAGGTGCTGCGCGGGGTGGCGGCCGTGGGCGGGGGCGTGGAGCGCCTGTCGCTGACGGGCTTGTTCGCGCAGGCGCCCGAGTCCGAGGGCCGGGTGGCGCTCGCGCCGTGGCTGGTGGGCCTGGCCCTGGCGGCGATGCTGGCCGAGGTAGCCGTGCGCCGCATCCTCTCGGCCCCGAGACTCCGTCGCGCGCGGGCGCCTTCCCCGGTGTCCATGGCGGCTCCGGCGTCCGTGGCCCCGGCACCCGTGGCTCGTGCTCCCGCTCCGTCCCCCGTCCCTGGCGAGGAGGACGCGCCGCCGCCCGAGCCCCCCGCGAAGGACTCGGACGTGGACTCGGCGCTGGAGGCCGCTCGTGCGCGGGCCCGGCGGCGCCTGGGTCGTTGA
- the mgtE gene encoding magnesium transporter, with product METQDPEPIFPHELRDAWPALSRDERVESFRLVPHATADDFFLSLSAQEQAHLLLALAPGERRTWLRLLAPDDAVDVIQSTPAEVRDSLLRELDETTRREVHALMAYAEDAAGGLMNPRFARVRPEMTIDEAISYLRRQTREKVETVYYAYALDLHQHLLGVVSLRQLFQAAPDKRVSDVMKRELVTVAEHTDQEAVSRLFAAQSLMAIPVVDAERRMKGIVTVDDIVQVVQEEATEDIQKVGGMEALDAPYFAVTFLDMLKKRAGWLLVLFLGEMLTATAMGHFEEEISHAVVLALFVPLIISSGGNSGSQATTLIIRSLALSEIRLRDWWRVARREVLAGVALGATLGTVGIVRILIWQEIFGSYGEHFFLVALTVGLSLVGVVTWGTLSGSMLPFVLRRLGFDPASASAPFVATLVDVSGLVIYFTVASLLLRGTLL from the coding sequence ATGGAGACGCAGGACCCCGAGCCCATCTTCCCGCATGAGCTGCGCGACGCCTGGCCCGCCCTCTCACGCGACGAGCGCGTGGAGAGCTTCCGGCTCGTGCCCCACGCCACCGCCGATGACTTCTTCCTGTCGCTGTCCGCGCAGGAGCAAGCCCATCTCCTCCTCGCGCTCGCGCCGGGCGAGCGGCGCACGTGGCTGCGGCTGCTCGCCCCCGATGATGCCGTGGACGTCATCCAGTCCACCCCGGCCGAGGTCCGCGACTCGCTCCTGCGCGAGCTGGACGAGACCACGCGCCGCGAAGTGCACGCCCTGATGGCCTATGCCGAGGACGCCGCGGGCGGCTTGATGAATCCCCGCTTCGCTCGTGTGCGGCCGGAGATGACCATCGACGAGGCCATCAGCTACCTGCGCCGGCAGACGCGCGAGAAGGTGGAGACGGTCTATTACGCCTACGCGCTCGACCTCCATCAGCACCTGCTGGGCGTGGTGTCCTTGCGCCAGCTCTTCCAGGCGGCCCCGGACAAGCGTGTGTCGGACGTGATGAAGCGGGAGCTCGTCACCGTGGCCGAGCACACCGACCAGGAGGCCGTGAGCCGGCTCTTCGCCGCGCAGTCGCTCATGGCCATTCCCGTGGTGGACGCCGAGCGGCGCATGAAGGGCATCGTCACCGTGGACGACATCGTCCAGGTGGTGCAGGAGGAGGCCACCGAGGACATCCAGAAGGTGGGTGGCATGGAGGCCCTGGACGCGCCCTACTTCGCCGTCACCTTCCTGGACATGCTCAAGAAGCGCGCGGGCTGGCTGCTCGTGCTCTTCCTCGGCGAGATGCTCACCGCCACGGCCATGGGCCACTTCGAGGAGGAGATCTCCCACGCGGTGGTGCTCGCGCTCTTCGTGCCCCTCATCATCAGCTCCGGCGGAAACTCCGGCAGCCAGGCCACCACGCTCATCATCCGCTCGTTGGCGCTCAGCGAAATCCGCCTGCGCGACTGGTGGCGCGTGGCGCGGCGCGAGGTGCTAGCGGGAGTGGCGCTCGGCGCGACCCTGGGCACGGTGGGCATCGTGCGCATCCTCATCTGGCAGGAAATCTTCGGCTCTTATGGCGAGCACTTCTTCCTGGTGGCGCTCACGGTGGGCCTGTCCCTGGTGGGCGTGGTGACGTGGGGAACGCTCTCCGGATCCATGCTGCCCTTCGTGCTACGCCGTCTGGGATTCGACCCGGCCAGCGCCTCCGCGCCCTTCGTGGCCACGCTCGTGGACGTGTCCGGCCTCGTCATCTACTTCACCGTGGCCAGCCTGCTGCTGCGCGGAACCCTGCTGTAG
- a CDS encoding cytochrome P450 family protein, which yields MSTTLSPQEIWAPHTRFNPLPLYARMRPEGPLFRQMDANRGVPIWLSTRYKASVELLRDPRFTKDERLVAPQARQARVAEMEAINRNMLMSDPPDHTRLRTLVSKAFLPRRVEELRSRVEAIAHRLLDALPAQGSVDLIDAFAFRIPVTVIAELLGVPPEDQDQFRVWTTAITQLPSADRLESIKQASLAFMAYVQNLMEKRRAEPREDLVSDLLQAEEQGDRLSSEELIGMVVLLLNAGHETTVNLIGNGVWALLRHPEQLERLRQNPALIDSAVEEMLRYRGPLECATHRWAREDIEFHGQVIPAGETVLVSLLAANHDPEQFPEPERFDITREPNRHIAFGFGIHFCVGAPLARLEASIALPLLLERLPRLRLAVDESQLQWRQGLVLHGLKQLPVAF from the coding sequence ATGAGCACGACCCTCTCCCCCCAGGAAATCTGGGCGCCTCACACGCGCTTCAATCCCCTGCCCCTCTACGCCCGAATGCGCCCGGAGGGTCCGCTGTTCCGCCAGATGGACGCCAACCGGGGCGTGCCCATCTGGCTCTCCACCCGCTACAAGGCCTCCGTGGAGTTGCTGCGCGACCCACGCTTCACCAAGGACGAGCGGCTCGTCGCCCCTCAGGCCCGGCAGGCGCGTGTCGCGGAAATGGAGGCCATCAACCGCAACATGCTCATGTCGGATCCTCCGGATCACACGCGCCTGCGCACGCTCGTGTCCAAGGCCTTCCTCCCGCGCCGCGTGGAGGAGCTGCGCTCGCGCGTGGAGGCCATCGCCCACCGGCTGCTGGACGCCCTGCCCGCTCAGGGCTCCGTGGATTTGATCGACGCCTTCGCCTTCCGGATTCCCGTGACGGTCATCGCCGAGCTGTTGGGCGTGCCTCCCGAGGATCAGGATCAATTCCGCGTGTGGACGACCGCCATCACCCAGTTGCCCTCCGCGGATCGGCTGGAGTCCATCAAACAGGCGAGTCTGGCCTTCATGGCCTACGTCCAGAACCTGATGGAGAAGCGCCGCGCCGAGCCGCGCGAGGACCTGGTCAGCGACCTGTTGCAGGCGGAGGAGCAGGGAGACCGGCTGTCGTCCGAGGAGCTCATCGGCATGGTGGTACTGCTGTTGAACGCGGGCCACGAGACCACGGTGAACCTCATCGGCAACGGCGTCTGGGCGCTGCTGCGCCACCCCGAGCAGTTGGAGCGGCTGCGCCAGAACCCCGCCCTCATCGACTCGGCGGTGGAGGAGATGCTGCGCTACCGCGGGCCCCTGGAGTGCGCCACCCACCGCTGGGCCCGCGAGGACATCGAGTTCCACGGACAGGTGATTCCCGCCGGGGAGACGGTGCTCGTGTCACTGCTCGCGGCCAATCATGATCCCGAGCAGTTTCCCGAGCCGGAGCGCTTCGACATCACCCGCGAGCCCAACCGGCACATCGCCTTCGGCTTCGGCATCCACTTCTGCGTGGGCGCGCCCCTGGCCCGGCTGGAGGCCAGCATCGCCCTGCCCCTGCTGCTCGAGCGCCTACCCCGGCTGCGCCTGGCGGTGGACGAGAGCCAACTCCAGTGGCGCCAGGGCCTCGTCCTGCACGGCCTCAAGCAGCTCCCCGTGGCCTTCTAA
- a CDS encoding DUF58 domain-containing protein has translation MSPPPDFDEVEVARLAPGLSLALPRTPHRGRVGEVRAASAGASLELHDFRVYQPGDDLRQMDWSAVARTGELILRVRQDEVSPRLEVVLDGSRSMALSPRKAGCAREVALLTTEVGERGGLGPTLLVGGARPERVQGQVCRAALRSAAFDAGDDLHAALNRLPPLRPCGLRVVVSDFLFEAPLPALVSRLARGASALFLVQVLDAEDLEPTGGEGARLVDAESGAALEELLTEDVLAAYARRFAEHQKALGAAAMRARAAHLVAPSSQSLRSLVTGALRPLFPPAVGA, from the coding sequence ATGAGTCCTCCTCCCGACTTCGACGAGGTGGAAGTGGCGCGCCTCGCTCCCGGCCTCTCGCTGGCCCTGCCTCGCACGCCGCACCGGGGGCGGGTGGGCGAGGTGCGCGCGGCCTCGGCGGGGGCCTCGTTGGAGCTGCACGACTTCCGCGTCTACCAGCCGGGGGATGACTTGCGGCAGATGGACTGGAGCGCCGTGGCGCGCACGGGCGAGCTCATCCTCCGGGTGCGCCAGGACGAGGTGTCGCCCCGGTTGGAAGTCGTACTGGACGGCTCGCGCAGCATGGCGCTGTCGCCCCGCAAGGCCGGGTGCGCGCGCGAGGTGGCGTTGTTGACCACGGAGGTGGGCGAGCGCGGAGGCCTGGGTCCCACGCTGCTGGTGGGCGGTGCCCGGCCGGAGCGGGTCCAAGGGCAGGTGTGCCGCGCCGCGCTGCGCTCGGCCGCCTTCGACGCGGGGGATGATCTGCACGCGGCCCTGAACCGGCTGCCGCCCTTGAGGCCCTGTGGCCTGCGCGTGGTGGTGAGCGACTTCCTCTTCGAGGCGCCCTTGCCCGCGCTCGTGTCCCGGCTGGCGCGAGGCGCCTCGGCGCTCTTCCTGGTGCAGGTGCTGGACGCGGAGGACCTGGAGCCCACGGGCGGAGAGGGCGCGCGGCTGGTGGACGCGGAGAGCGGCGCGGCGCTGGAGGAATTGCTCACCGAGGATGTGCTGGCCGCCTACGCGCGGCGCTTCGCCGAACACCAGAAGGCCCTCGGCGCCGCGGCGATGAGGGCCCGGGCGGCGCACCTGGTGGCTCCCTCGTCCCAGTCCTTGCGCTCCCTGGTGACCGGTGCGCTGCGGCCCCTCTTTCCTCCGGCGGTGGGCGCGTGA
- a CDS encoding ABC transporter permease, translating to MHATTGRGMDATVNGEPRPPLLSRLGEWLNPLVVKEVRQGVRSRVFWSFFGLMLLACFTIALAAWSSTLEEGGLKPMGRSFFFAFFVCLGVVHFFVIPYSAYRSLAREREDDTWVLLILTGLGPRRILRGKVGSFLVQGGLYASAVGPFLLFSYYLNGIELPTILVVLALGGCWLVFLTVWAVCAATMAEGRIGRALVHFSLLGSLALALMYGLVSAFALCEEGFLLFRRERFLVYFAGCFLWMMLTGGWLLFETAAARLSLVTENYSRGPRLALVVQVGLSGLVLLGGWLYVAPDRGAEVVSVLGCLYLTLCGLVLATDADGQARALRAGTRPWSLLRPGAVRGLRLAVLLLLAWSALCGVLLWLSPSGSSWREVTLEAVLAPPVFALLYMTLPVWVVRLPRAGRSASAAVVRFFFFILVLLASMLPPFVAILFGESGGQKLFNLLNPFVGLSAFLEGSYRWTAPELSWSLWAVVALLAGLSVFLADRTLVARERQAHAS from the coding sequence ATGCATGCGACGACAGGCAGGGGCATGGATGCCACGGTGAATGGGGAGCCTCGCCCGCCCCTGCTCTCCCGGCTGGGGGAATGGCTCAACCCGCTGGTGGTGAAGGAGGTGCGCCAGGGAGTGCGCTCGCGCGTCTTCTGGTCGTTCTTCGGGCTGATGCTGCTCGCCTGCTTCACCATCGCGCTGGCCGCCTGGTCCTCCACGCTCGAGGAGGGCGGCTTGAAGCCCATGGGGCGGAGCTTCTTCTTCGCCTTCTTCGTGTGTCTGGGCGTGGTGCACTTCTTCGTCATTCCCTACAGCGCCTACCGCTCGCTGGCGCGCGAGCGCGAGGACGACACGTGGGTGCTGCTCATCCTCACGGGACTCGGGCCCCGGCGCATCCTGCGCGGCAAGGTGGGCTCCTTCCTCGTGCAGGGCGGGCTGTACGCCTCCGCCGTGGGGCCCTTCCTCCTGTTCAGCTACTACCTCAATGGCATCGAGCTGCCGACCATCCTCGTGGTGCTCGCGCTGGGGGGCTGCTGGCTCGTCTTCCTCACCGTGTGGGCGGTGTGCGCGGCCACGATGGCGGAGGGCCGGATTGGCCGGGCCCTGGTGCACTTCTCCCTGCTGGGCTCGCTGGCCTTGGCGTTGATGTATGGCCTGGTGTCGGCCTTCGCCCTGTGTGAGGAGGGCTTCCTCCTCTTTCGCCGCGAGCGGTTCCTCGTCTACTTCGCGGGCTGCTTCCTGTGGATGATGCTCACGGGCGGGTGGCTGCTCTTCGAGACGGCCGCCGCCCGGCTGTCCCTGGTCACGGAGAACTACTCGCGCGGGCCCCGGTTGGCGCTCGTCGTCCAGGTGGGGCTCTCGGGCCTGGTGCTGCTGGGCGGCTGGCTGTACGTCGCTCCCGACCGGGGGGCGGAGGTGGTGAGTGTCCTGGGGTGTCTGTACCTGACCCTGTGCGGCCTCGTGCTGGCCACGGACGCCGACGGGCAGGCGCGGGCCCTGCGCGCGGGGACCCGGCCCTGGTCGCTCCTGCGCCCCGGCGCGGTGCGGGGCTTGAGGCTCGCCGTGCTGTTGTTGCTCGCCTGGAGCGCGCTGTGTGGCGTGCTCCTGTGGCTTTCCCCGTCCGGCTCGAGCTGGCGTGAGGTCACCCTGGAGGCGGTGCTCGCCCCGCCGGTGTTCGCGCTCCTGTACATGACCCTGCCGGTGTGGGTGGTCCGCCTGCCGCGCGCGGGGCGGTCCGCCTCGGCGGCGGTGGTGCGCTTCTTCTTCTTCATCCTGGTGCTCCTGGCGAGCATGCTGCCTCCCTTCGTCGCCATCCTCTTCGGAGAGAGCGGAGGCCAGAAGCTCTTCAACCTGCTCAACCCCTTCGTCGGGTTGTCGGCATTCCTCGAGGGGAGCTACAGGTGGACCGCTCCGGAGCTGAGCTGGAGTCTGTGGGCCGTCGTGGCCCTGCTGGCCGGGCTCTCCGTGTTCCTCGCGGACCGCACGCTCGTGGCACGGGAGCGCCAGGCCCACGCTTCATGA
- a CDS encoding BatA domain-containing protein — protein MSFGFPWGLLALGALAPLVAAYFLKRKQKPVVVSALFLWRTPRPRAEAGPRFERFTREASLLLEALAVVAAALFLADVRLGGDARTRHVVLVVDGSLSLSARGTDGRAVLEKVREAAARRVEEETATRVTVLVSGTVPRVLAGPEAEPSQALAALESFRALGADHDVAPTLLWAQELAGPGQEVHFLTDASPGEGVAVPEAVRWTALGEPRDNVALVSAWRRDEGSTAQVTLRVARFGAGPEETEVHVVARPGPGAKAGTERRERVRLPEEGAVTLRFTFEDAGDVEVSLPPDVLPEDGQVRLPPAPERPVRVVIAEGLEAPVRSALERFLAVAPGVELMPGEGALVVGPRGSDARLTVGAGGAVRTYVGPFFSEKNHPLLDDVQLGGVRWAAGAEAPPGRALMTVGEGVLLSEDEGRVHLNVDLTRSNVQRTPAWPVLLGNVLREARRAREGFIQRQYPLGEPLTVVTRAGARYSLVGPGGAHPLFGVGALSLPPPEAPGRYALERESEPVDAVEVLPLDARESDLRGRGAGDLPARVVAEAQDHGASEGRARWPLWGLLAALLADFHLTRRREVS, from the coding sequence GTGAGCTTTGGTTTCCCGTGGGGACTGCTGGCCCTGGGAGCGCTCGCGCCCCTGGTGGCCGCGTACTTCCTCAAGCGCAAGCAGAAGCCCGTGGTGGTGAGCGCCCTGTTCCTCTGGCGCACGCCCCGGCCTCGCGCCGAGGCGGGCCCTCGCTTCGAGCGCTTCACCCGCGAGGCCTCGCTCCTGTTGGAGGCGTTGGCGGTGGTGGCCGCGGCGCTCTTCCTCGCGGACGTGCGCCTGGGCGGGGACGCTCGGACGCGGCACGTGGTGCTGGTGGTGGATGGGAGCCTGTCCCTGTCCGCGCGGGGGACGGACGGGCGTGCGGTGCTGGAGAAGGTGCGCGAGGCGGCGGCGCGCCGCGTGGAAGAGGAGACGGCCACCCGGGTGACGGTGCTGGTGAGCGGCACGGTGCCGCGCGTCCTCGCGGGGCCCGAGGCGGAGCCCTCCCAGGCGCTGGCGGCGCTGGAGTCCTTCCGGGCGCTCGGGGCGGACCACGACGTGGCGCCCACGCTGCTGTGGGCCCAGGAGCTGGCGGGCCCGGGCCAGGAGGTGCACTTCCTCACCGACGCTTCACCCGGCGAGGGCGTGGCCGTACCCGAGGCGGTGCGGTGGACGGCCCTGGGCGAGCCACGCGACAACGTGGCGCTGGTGTCCGCGTGGCGCCGGGACGAGGGCTCCACGGCTCAAGTGACGCTGCGGGTGGCGCGCTTCGGCGCCGGGCCCGAGGAGACGGAGGTGCACGTGGTGGCGCGGCCCGGCCCGGGCGCGAAGGCGGGCACGGAGCGGCGCGAGCGGGTGCGGCTGCCCGAGGAGGGCGCGGTCACGCTGCGCTTCACCTTCGAGGACGCGGGAGACGTGGAGGTGTCCCTGCCTCCGGACGTGCTGCCCGAGGATGGCCAGGTGCGCCTGCCGCCCGCCCCGGAGCGTCCGGTGCGCGTGGTGATCGCCGAGGGACTGGAGGCGCCGGTGCGCTCGGCCCTGGAGCGCTTCCTCGCGGTGGCGCCGGGGGTGGAGCTGATGCCGGGCGAGGGCGCGCTCGTCGTGGGCCCGAGGGGGTCGGACGCGCGGCTGACAGTGGGAGCGGGCGGCGCGGTGCGCACGTACGTGGGCCCCTTCTTCTCGGAGAAGAACCACCCCCTGCTGGATGACGTGCAACTGGGCGGCGTGCGCTGGGCGGCGGGGGCCGAGGCGCCTCCGGGCCGGGCGTTGATGACGGTGGGCGAGGGCGTGCTGCTCTCCGAGGACGAGGGACGGGTGCACCTCAACGTGGACCTGACGCGCTCCAACGTGCAGCGCACGCCCGCGTGGCCGGTGTTGCTGGGCAACGTGCTGCGCGAGGCGAGACGGGCGCGAGAGGGCTTCATCCAGCGGCAGTATCCCCTCGGCGAGCCCCTGACGGTGGTGACACGGGCGGGCGCGCGCTACTCGCTCGTCGGCCCCGGGGGCGCGCATCCCCTCTTCGGCGTGGGGGCCTTGAGCCTGCCGCCGCCCGAGGCGCCGGGCCGCTACGCGCTCGAGCGCGAGAGCGAACCGGTGGACGCGGTGGAGGTGTTGCCCCTGGACGCCCGGGAGTCGGACTTGCGCGGACGCGGCGCGGGGGACCTGCCCGCCCGCGTGGTGGCGGAGGCCCAGGACCATGGCGCATCCGAGGGCCGGGCGCGCTGGCCGTTGTGGGGCCTGCTGGCGGCGCTGCTGGCGGACTTCCACCTGACGCGGCGCCGGGAGGTGTCATGA